TTTTGTCGGAATCTATCCACGCTACGAGCAATTTGCCCTCGTGAAGCGCTATCGACGAGCCGACGACCGTTTCACATTCCGCCAACTTGCGTTCGTTCTCGCGCGAGAGTTTGCCCTTGCTCGACACTTTGTACGAGACCACGCGCACGAGGTCGTCGTCGGGGTCGGTATAACCCAAGTACAGCCGGCCGTCGCCGTACGCCAGGCTCACGCCGCCCTTCGGCTTGACCTGCGTGCTACGGGCATCGCTCCGGGTGAATTTCTCCTTACCTTTGGGTTCGTACCGCGCCAGTTCCGCTTTTCCCGTACGGTAGTCGACCCAGGCCAGGAAAATGCCGTCGTCCCCGACGACCATGGCGAAAGGGTCGTTCGTACGGGACGTCAACGGCTGCGACGCCTGGGCGTAAGCCTCGCCTCCCCGGCTCGCGGACAATTCAAACCGGGCAAACTTCATCATGCGACCGAGCCGTGCCCAAGCCACGTAGACGTCGCCATCGACTACCGCGATCGTCGGCGACGAGGCCGAATTTTCGTGCGTATCGTATATCACAGCCCCGGCAACCGCGGTATAGGTCAGCGTAACTATCGCCACAATCAACGCGCGCCGCACAATTCATACCCCCTTTCTGCGACTTAACTTTAACCGGCCGCCGCTTCGGACCCTTTGCCTTTCGGCGCCGCGGCCTTCTCGCCCTTCAACGGCAAGCCCGCCATCTCGTGCGTCGACTTCTCCAGGAACAATAGACGGTCCCAGTTCGCGTCGACCATCTCTTGTATCTCCTGGACCTGTTCTTCCGTGAGGTGGGCGAAGCGGCCTTGGAGTTTCAAGTACTCGGCGACCGGCGTGTACTTACGCGGTTTACGGTTTATTTTATAGACGCCCCGGTCCACTTCCAGGAGCGGCCACATCCTCGTATTGACGGCCAGCCGCACGGACTTCACGGAATACTCGGGGGCCATCCGCCAACCCGGCGGGCAACTCGCCAGGATTTGTATGTACTTCGTCCCCTCGATGTCCTTGGCCTTGGCTACCTTTGCTACCAAGTCCTCCGGGAAAGCCATCGCCGCCGTCGCGACGTACGGAATCTGATGCGCCACCATAATATCTACGACGTTCTTCTTGGGCCGGTTCTTGAAGTGACGCGCGGGCGTCGTCGTCGTCCAAGCGCCCCACGGCGTCGAGCTCGAGCGCTGCACGCCCGTGTTCATGTACGCCTCGTTGTCGTAGCATATGTAGAGGATATTGTCGTTGCGTTCCGCGGCGCCCGAGAGAGACTGAATGCCGATGTCGGCGGTGCCGCCGTCGCCACCCCAGGCCACGACGTTCACGCCTTTCTTGCCCATCATTTCCAAACCGGCGGCCAGGCCGCAGGCCGAAGCCGCCGCGGCCTCGAACGCAATATGGAAAAGCGGAACCCCCAGCGTCGTATACGGGAACGGGCCGTCGATAACGGACCAACAGCACGCCGGGACGGTGTATACGGTGTTGGGCCCCAAGGCTTTGAGCGCGTACCGCATCGCCAGCGCGGCGCCGCACCCTTGGCACGCCAGATGCCCGGAGCATATGTACTCCTCGGGCGGTATCGTCAACTTCTTCGGGACTTCAGCCATCACGGTACTCCTTAAATAACGAAATAAGGCGCGGCCCGGGCCGTCAGGGCTTGACGCCGTACCAGTTGAATTCGGGGCAATCGTCTTTCTCCGCCGCTTCGGCGACGGCCAGTAAGTCGCGGACCTTGACGTCGCGGCCGCCCAGGCCGGCGATGAAACCCGATACCGGCGGCGCGCCGTCCTGGCCGTAAAGCGAGGCTTTCACCTCGGTGCAGAATATCCCCTCCTGGCCGAAGGAAATGTTGCGGTCCACGACGGCGACCTTCTTTCTACCCAGCAGCAACTCGCGAACTTCCCCGCGGGGGAAGGGCCGGAAGGTCCAAATTTTAAGCGAACCGAGCTTCTTGCCCGCGGCTCGAGCCTCGTCCACCGCGTCCTTGACCGTCGACGCGACGCCGCCGGAAACTACGAGCACCGTATCGGCATCCTCGCACCGGTAGGGGTCGGCCATTTTGTAATACCGGCCCGTGACGTCGCCGTACTCTTGCGCCGTCCGCTCGATGACGTCCTTCGCTTCCAGCATGGCGTTGTGCTCCATATACTTAAGCTCGTAGTAGTGGTCGGGGCCGGTAAGGCCGCCGAAAGCCGCGGGGTGTTCGGGGTCGACGGTATGAGTGGCGACGCGGGGCGGCAGGAAGTGGTCGGCCTCCTCCTGCTCCGGGAAATCGACCGGCTCCGTGGTGTGACTCAAAAAGAAGGCCTCCAAAACCACCATCGCCGGCAGCAAAACCTGCTCGGCGACTTTGAACGAGATCAAGATGCTGTCGAAGACGTCCTGGTTCGATTCGGCGTAGAACTGCATCCAGCCGGTGTCGCGCTGGCTCAAGCTGTCGATCTGGTCGGTCCAGATCGTCCACGGCGGCGCCATGGCGCGGTTGATGTTCGCCAGTACGATGGGCAAGCGGGCGTTGGCCGCCCAGTGGAGGACTTCGTGCATCAACGCCAGCCCCTGGGCCGACGTCGCGGTGAAGGCGCGCGCCCCCGCGGCGGAGGCGCCGATGCAGGCCACCATCGCCGAGTGCTCGCTCTCCACCTTGATGAACTTGGCGTCCATGATGCCGTCGGCCACGAACTCGCTTATCTTCTCCACGACCTGCGTCTGGGGCGTGATGGGGTACGCCGAGACCACCTGCGCCCGGCCTACGCGAGCCGCGTGCGAGACGGCGTGGTTACCCGTTAAGACTTGTTTCATATTTTAACCTTTCACAAAGAACTTGGAGGAAGCCGGAGCTCCCCGCGTTAAAGACCTTCCTTCATGTCGATGCAATTCGCCGGGCACTCCTCGGCGCAGACGCCGCACCCTTTGCAGTAGTCGAGTATTATCTGCGGCGGCTCGGTACAGGTTATGGCCAGGTCGGGACAGAACTTCCAACAGAGCATGCATATGGTGCATTTCTCGTAATCTATGACCGGCGTGACGTTGCGCCACGAGCCGGTCAGGTTCCAGGACATTCTCCCCAGGCTCTTGGCCATGGGCGGCATGTCGCAGGCGCCGCGGATCTCGATCTTCTCGGTCATCTTCACCTCGCGCTACGTTTGCGGGCGCGGCGCGCCTTTTTCTTTTCGGCCCTGGCGCGTACCCGGCTCGCTTTCTTCTTGTTACCTATACTATCGAAATACCTGGCCGCGGCGACGAGCAGCGGCTGGGCGCGTTGGGCGTCTCCCGCGGCGGCCAGGCACGCGCCGAAGTCGGCCCGCGCCTCCGCCGCGGCAAGGGTGTCGGTCGCGGCCAATATATTTACGGCTTTTTTAAATTGACGCATGGCCTTGGCCTGTTCGCCGCGCGCGGCGGCTATCAGGCCGTTCACGCGGTGGCACACGCCGGCGAAACGGCGCCCCGGCGCTTTGCCGAGCAGTTCGGTCGCCGCGGCCCCGGCGGCCTGCTCCGCCCGTTTGAGCCGGCCCGCGGCCGCGTACGCCGCCGCGAGCCGCAGCCGCGCCCGGAGCGGCAGGTAGGGTTCCGGCGATTTCCTGGCCTGCGCCGCGGCGGCCGCGAAAAGCCGGCACGCTTCGGCTTCGCCGCCGGCGGCCAGAGCCACCCTGCCGCAGATGTAGTCGTAATACGGCTCGAGGTTAAACGAGGGTAGCTCTTCGGCGTTGCGGGCGGCTTGCCGCAAGTACTGCTTGGCGGACGCGACCCGGCCGGCCTCGGCCTGCGCCGCCGCCAGCGCGAGCCGACACAGGCACTGCCGGAAAGTATCGCCCGCGGCGCGGGCGACCTGCGACGCCGTCCTCAACTCCTCCACCGCGGCCGCGAAATCCGGACGGCGCAATTTGGCCAACCCCAGCTGATACCGCGCTTCGGCCTCGAGCCGTCTATGGCCCGTCTCGTGCGCCGTGGCCGCCGCCCGCTCGAAACGGTCCACGGCGCCGGCGAGGTCGTCGTCGTAGTACTTAACGACGCCGACACCCACCAGAATCGCGGCCGTCGCCGGCCTATTGCCCAGGCTCGTCGCGGTCGCCAATGCGTCCTTGTAATAACGCAACGCCTCTTTATACTTGCCGGCGCGGAAGACGGCGGCCCCCAAATGGGCCTGCACCGCGGCCTCGCCCCCCCGGTCGCCGGTATCCCGCGCGGATTTCAACGCGCGGCGGTAGTACTTGGCGGCGGCGCGCTGGTCGCCTTGCGCGGACGCGATGGAACCTATGCCGTCGGCCACCAACATGAGCAGGCTCTTGTCGCCGCCCTTTAACGCGATCACTTCCGCCATGTGGAAGTAGCTCATGGCCTTGGACAGGTCGAACGCACGCCGGCGGTGCTCGCCCAGATTGTACAGCGCCCGGGCGATATGGGCGGTGGCGTCGAGCTTTTTGAAGATAGTCAACGCGGCGTTGAGGTTCGAGACGGCGCGCCGCTCATCCCCGGCGGCGCCGTAGGCTCGGCCGGCGAGGTTCATCGCCTTGGCCAGGCCCAGGCGGTCGCCTATCTCCTCCGCCGCGGC
This region of bacterium genomic DNA includes:
- a CDS encoding 3-methyl-2-oxobutanoate dehydrogenase subunit beta, with the translated sequence MAEVPKKLTIPPEEYICSGHLACQGCGAALAMRYALKALGPNTVYTVPACCWSVIDGPFPYTTLGVPLFHIAFEAAAASACGLAAGLEMMGKKGVNVVAWGGDGGTADIGIQSLSGAAERNDNILYICYDNEAYMNTGVQRSSSTPWGAWTTTTPARHFKNRPKKNVVDIMVAHQIPYVATAAMAFPEDLVAKVAKAKDIEGTKYIQILASCPPGWRMAPEYSVKSVRLAVNTRMWPLLEVDRGVYKINRKPRKYTPVAEYLKLQGRFAHLTEEQVQEIQEMVDANWDRLLFLEKSTHEMAGLPLKGEKAAAPKGKGSEAAAG
- the porA gene encoding pyruvate ferredoxin oxidoreductase, encoding MKQVLTGNHAVSHAARVGRAQVVSAYPITPQTQVVEKISEFVADGIMDAKFIKVESEHSAMVACIGASAAGARAFTATSAQGLALMHEVLHWAANARLPIVLANINRAMAPPWTIWTDQIDSLSQRDTGWMQFYAESNQDVFDSILISFKVAEQVLLPAMVVLEAFFLSHTTEPVDFPEQEEADHFLPPRVATHTVDPEHPAAFGGLTGPDHYYELKYMEHNAMLEAKDVIERTAQEYGDVTGRYYKMADPYRCEDADTVLVVSGGVASTVKDAVDEARAAGKKLGSLKIWTFRPFPRGEVRELLLGRKKVAVVDRNISFGQEGIFCTEVKASLYGQDGAPPVSGFIAGLGGRDVKVRDLLAVAEAAEKDDCPEFNWYGVKP
- a CDS encoding 4Fe-4S binding protein; translated protein: MPPMAKSLGRMSWNLTGSWRNVTPVIDYEKCTICMLCWKFCPDLAITCTEPPQIILDYCKGCGVCAEECPANCIDMKEGL